In Janibacter alkaliphilus, the following proteins share a genomic window:
- a CDS encoding DUF3054 domain-containing protein, translating to MTRRPTPARGDERLASPGPRTALAAVLDAGVVSAFALAGRRSHDEALTLDGWWQTAWPFLAGLVIGWVLVASTSGTYPTRLWHGLSVWPSTVLAGMALRDWTGQGTAWPFVVVATLVLAAGLIGWRVVTEILDRRAAGRERAARPPRERPEVQHTPVGDPLGLDELGSPASTTKGRGVVPPEHRERFVAEQLDDPRRTSEAPADESDT from the coding sequence ATGACCCGTCGCCCCACCCCGGCGCGTGGCGACGAGCGCCTCGCCTCCCCCGGTCCGAGGACCGCGCTGGCCGCAGTGCTCGACGCCGGCGTGGTCTCCGCCTTCGCCCTCGCCGGACGCCGCTCGCACGACGAGGCGCTGACCCTCGACGGGTGGTGGCAGACCGCCTGGCCCTTCCTCGCCGGGCTGGTGATCGGCTGGGTGCTCGTCGCGAGCACCAGCGGCACCTACCCCACCCGGCTGTGGCACGGGCTCAGCGTGTGGCCCTCCACGGTGCTCGCCGGGATGGCGCTGCGCGACTGGACCGGGCAGGGCACGGCCTGGCCGTTCGTCGTCGTGGCCACCCTCGTGCTGGCCGCCGGGCTGATCGGCTGGCGGGTGGTCACCGAGATCCTCGACCGACGCGCGGCGGGGCGGGAGCGGGCGGCCCGGCCGCCGCGGGAGCGGCCCGAGGTGCAGCACACCCCCGTCGGCGACCCGCTCGGGCTGGACGAGCTCGGCTCCCCCGCCAGCACGACGAAGGGGCGGGGCGTGGTCCCCCCGGAGCACCGGGAGCGGTTCGTCGCCGAGCAGCTGGACGACCCGCGACGGACGAGCGAGGCGCCCGCCGACGAGAGCGACACCTGA
- a CDS encoding alpha/beta hydrolase: MSRRSYQGLPVRTGLLTRYLDAMGRTPIEEASLEDIRASREQVYPAWPPFSWITGPTGRGVRISDAHVRARDGHRVPVRCYAPASDRPLPLLVYLHGGGWVWGSTFMYDPLCSRLAAAVPAVVVSVDYRLAPEHRSPQAVLDCLDVVTALVQDRATVVADGVPAYDPDQVGLAGDSAGGNLSAVLAQQLRDLRGPGGEPAVRHQALIYPATDMTLASPSIRENAHAPILTEAAVHAFRAHYLGDAPTEDQLRDPLSSPLFGDLEGVAPALVQVAEKDPIRDDGTRYAAALQAAGVPVRATEYVGLPHGFASFPGACPAGKQAESELAGEIRRHLAP; encoded by the coding sequence ATGAGCCGCCGCAGCTACCAGGGACTGCCGGTGCGCACCGGGTTGCTCACCCGCTACCTGGACGCGATGGGCCGCACCCCGATCGAGGAGGCCAGCCTCGAGGACATCCGCGCGAGCCGGGAGCAGGTCTATCCGGCCTGGCCGCCCTTCAGCTGGATCACCGGACCGACCGGCCGCGGGGTGCGGATCAGCGACGCGCACGTCCGTGCCCGTGACGGGCACCGGGTTCCGGTGCGCTGCTACGCCCCCGCCTCGGACCGGCCGCTGCCGCTGCTGGTCTACCTGCACGGCGGCGGCTGGGTGTGGGGATCGACCTTCATGTACGACCCGCTGTGCTCCCGGCTGGCCGCCGCGGTGCCCGCCGTGGTGGTCAGCGTCGACTACCGGCTGGCGCCGGAGCACCGCTCGCCGCAGGCGGTGCTCGACTGCCTCGACGTGGTCACCGCGCTCGTGCAGGACCGCGCCACGGTCGTCGCTGACGGCGTCCCCGCCTACGACCCGGACCAGGTCGGCCTCGCCGGGGACAGCGCCGGCGGGAACCTCAGCGCGGTGCTCGCCCAGCAGCTGCGCGACCTGCGCGGGCCGGGCGGGGAGCCGGCGGTGCGCCACCAGGCGCTGATCTACCCGGCGACCGACATGACCCTGGCCTCGCCCTCGATCCGGGAGAACGCGCACGCCCCGATCCTCACCGAGGCAGCGGTGCACGCCTTCCGGGCCCACTACCTCGGGGACGCGCCCACCGAGGACCAGCTGCGTGACCCGCTGAGCTCCCCGCTCTTCGGCGACCTCGAGGGGGTGGCTCCGGCGCTGGTGCAGGTCGCCGAGAAGGACCCGATCCGGGACGACGGCACCCGGTACGCCGCGGCGCTGCAGGCCGCCGGAGTGCCCGTCCGGGCCACCGAGTACGTCGGGCTGCCGCACGGCTTCGCCTCCTTCCCCGGCGCCTGCCCGGCCGGCAAGCAGGCCGAGTCCGAGCTCGCCGGGGAGATCCGCCGCCACCTGGCCCCCTGA
- a CDS encoding ribose-phosphate diphosphokinase produces the protein MREIVVFSGAAHPALAERICAALGVPLSPSRTTRFSNDCLQAQLLDNCRQRDVYIVQPLVPPTQESLMELLLMIDAARGASAAQITAVIPHFAYARSDKKDASRISLGGRLVADMLASAGAHRVLTMTLHAPQVHGFFSVPVDHLTALGVLADHFRGQDLSDAIVVSPDLGNAKDATQFSRLLGLPVAAGSKQRKADDKVVVDSIVGDVSGRRAIILDDEIATGGSIVELLTKLGELGVSEAAVACTHGLFTGPAVERLREHPMITEVVTTDTVPPPQDWPELTVGSVAGLFAEAIARIHAGESVSSLFDGVDPTHGPPQPSLFSR, from the coding sequence GTGCGCGAGATCGTCGTCTTCTCGGGGGCCGCGCACCCCGCGCTGGCCGAGCGGATCTGCGCCGCGCTGGGCGTGCCGCTCTCCCCCTCGCGGACCACCCGCTTCAGCAACGACTGCCTGCAGGCGCAGCTGCTGGACAACTGCCGTCAGCGCGACGTCTACATCGTCCAGCCCCTGGTGCCGCCGACCCAGGAGTCGCTCATGGAGCTGCTGCTGATGATCGACGCCGCCCGCGGGGCCTCGGCCGCCCAGATCACCGCGGTCATCCCGCACTTCGCCTACGCCCGATCGGACAAGAAGGACGCCTCCCGGATCTCCCTCGGCGGCCGGCTGGTCGCCGACATGCTCGCCTCCGCCGGGGCTCACCGAGTGCTGACGATGACCCTGCACGCCCCGCAGGTGCACGGCTTCTTCTCGGTCCCGGTCGACCACCTCACCGCGCTCGGGGTGCTGGCCGACCACTTCCGCGGGCAGGACCTCAGCGACGCCATCGTCGTCTCCCCCGACCTCGGCAACGCCAAGGACGCCACCCAGTTCTCCCGGCTGCTCGGGCTGCCGGTCGCCGCCGGGAGCAAGCAGCGCAAGGCCGACGACAAGGTGGTCGTCGACTCGATCGTCGGCGACGTCTCCGGCCGCCGGGCGATCATCCTCGACGACGAGATCGCCACCGGCGGCTCGATCGTCGAGCTGCTCACCAAGCTCGGCGAGCTCGGCGTCAGCGAGGCCGCGGTCGCCTGCACCCACGGCCTCTTCACCGGCCCGGCCGTCGAACGGCTGCGCGAGCACCCGATGATCACCGAGGTCGTCACCACCGACACGGTGCCGCCGCCGCAGGACTGGCCCGAGCTGACCGTGGGATCGGTCGCCGGGCTCTTCGCCGAGGCGATCGCCCGGATCCACGCCGGCGAGTCGGTCTCCTCCCTCTTCGACGGGGTGGACCCGACCCACGGCCCGCCGCAGCCGTCGCTCTTCTCCCGATGA
- the arc gene encoding proteasome ATPase yields the protein MTDETTPDQRALEQQLAAERSKTATVSSQNERLVRTLKEAREQIVTLRAEIDRIAEPPSAYAILVEPHEDRTVDILTNGRKMRVAVSPAVEDADLVTGREVLLNEAMNVVSVHGHEVGGEVVLVKELLDDGRLLVLMRQDEERVCRMAARLAEEGVRVGDAVLLESRSNIAVEHIPRAEVADLVLEEVPDLAYDDIGGLSGQIEAIRDSVELPYLHADLYERHQLKAPKGVLLYGPPGCGKTMIAKAVAASLARKVAEREAKDSSTAYFLNIKGPELLNKYVGETERHIRLIFHRAREKSSDGTPVVVFFDEMDSLFRTRGSGVSSDVETTIVPQLLAEIDGVEGLDNVIVIGATNREDMIDPAILRPGRLDVKIKIERPDAEGAKDIFGKYLTPGLPLHADDLGEHGDDREATVQGMIEATVARMYAESDENQFLEVTYAGGDKEILYFKDFNSGAMIQNIVDRAKKAAIKDLLTTGQEGLRVEHLMSSCVAEFKENEDLPNTTNPDDWAKISGKKGERIVYVRTLVGGKQGGAEPGRSIDTGSRTGQYL from the coding sequence ATGACCGACGAGACCACGCCCGACCAGCGCGCGCTCGAGCAGCAGCTGGCCGCGGAGCGCTCGAAGACGGCCACGGTCAGCTCGCAGAACGAGCGGCTGGTGCGCACCCTCAAGGAGGCCCGCGAGCAGATCGTCACGCTGCGCGCCGAGATCGACCGGATCGCCGAGCCGCCGTCGGCCTACGCGATCCTCGTCGAGCCGCACGAGGACCGCACCGTCGACATCCTCACCAACGGCCGCAAGATGCGGGTCGCGGTCAGCCCGGCGGTCGAGGACGCGGACCTGGTCACCGGCCGCGAGGTGCTGCTCAACGAGGCGATGAACGTCGTCTCGGTGCACGGTCACGAGGTCGGCGGCGAGGTCGTCCTCGTCAAGGAGCTGCTCGACGACGGCCGGCTGCTGGTGCTCATGCGCCAGGACGAGGAGCGGGTCTGTCGGATGGCGGCCCGGCTCGCCGAGGAGGGGGTCCGGGTCGGCGACGCCGTGCTGCTGGAGTCGCGCAGCAACATCGCCGTCGAGCACATCCCGCGGGCCGAGGTCGCCGACCTCGTCCTCGAGGAGGTGCCCGACCTCGCCTACGACGACATCGGCGGGCTGAGCGGTCAGATCGAAGCCATCCGCGACTCGGTCGAGCTGCCCTACCTGCACGCCGACCTCTACGAGCGTCACCAGCTCAAGGCACCGAAGGGGGTCCTGCTCTACGGTCCGCCCGGCTGCGGCAAGACGATGATCGCCAAGGCGGTCGCCGCCTCGCTGGCCCGGAAGGTGGCCGAGCGCGAGGCCAAGGACAGCTCCACCGCCTACTTCCTCAACATCAAGGGCCCGGAGCTGCTCAACAAGTACGTCGGCGAGACCGAGCGGCACATCCGGCTGATCTTCCACCGGGCCCGGGAGAAGAGCAGCGACGGCACCCCGGTGGTCGTCTTCTTCGACGAGATGGACAGCCTCTTCCGCACCCGCGGGTCGGGGGTGTCCTCGGACGTCGAGACGACGATCGTGCCGCAGCTGCTCGCCGAGATCGACGGCGTCGAGGGTCTGGACAACGTCATCGTCATCGGGGCCACCAACCGCGAGGACATGATCGACCCGGCGATCCTGCGCCCGGGCCGGCTCGACGTGAAGATCAAGATCGAGCGCCCGGACGCCGAAGGCGCCAAGGACATCTTCGGCAAGTACCTCACCCCCGGGCTGCCGCTGCACGCCGACGATCTCGGCGAGCACGGCGACGACCGCGAGGCCACCGTGCAGGGGATGATCGAGGCCACCGTGGCCCGGATGTACGCCGAGTCCGACGAGAACCAGTTCCTCGAGGTCACCTACGCCGGCGGCGACAAGGAGATCCTCTACTTCAAGGACTTCAACTCCGGCGCGATGATCCAGAACATCGTCGACCGCGCCAAGAAGGCGGCGATCAAGGACCTGCTGACCACCGGGCAGGAGGGGCTGCGGGTGGAGCACCTCATGTCCAGCTGCGTGGCCGAGTTCAAGGAGAACGAGGACCTGCCGAACACGACCAACCCCGACGACTGGGCGAAGATCTCCGGCAAGAAGGGCGAGCGGATCGTCTACGTGCGCACCCTCGTCGGCGGCAAGCAGGGCGGCGCCGAGCCGGGCCGCAGCATCGACACCGGGTCCCGGACCGGCCAGTACCTCTGA
- a CDS encoding alpha/beta hydrolase: protein MSAPWMPMRTRALDRLLRSSRDPAGVLEPRALAQARRAVRTGPPASWVTGPMAPGVTLETIAVPVRGCEQVRVVLHRPATPGPHPLLVHLHGGGFAIGSVEVFTPFCTQVAARADVLVASVDYRMAPEHVAPTAAHDAIDVTGWLVEHAGELGARADRLGVTGDSAGGNLATVVAQHLRDEGCAGLRHQALVYPSPDLTDREVEELDRHFPVLTPALMRVFRGAYLGDGQDERDPLVSPAHGRLDGLPPTLVQTAENDPLRPDGEAYAQALRAAGVEVRLTCYRGAPHGFVNLPGLTSAGYPALEELAAEVAHHLHGEDR, encoded by the coding sequence ATGAGCGCCCCGTGGATGCCGATGCGCACCCGTGCCCTGGACCGGCTGCTGCGCAGCTCGCGCGACCCGGCCGGGGTTCTCGAGCCGCGCGCGCTGGCCCAGGCCCGGCGGGCGGTGCGCACCGGGCCGCCGGCCTCCTGGGTCACCGGGCCGATGGCGCCAGGGGTCACCCTGGAGACCATCGCCGTGCCGGTGCGCGGCTGCGAGCAGGTCCGGGTCGTGCTGCACCGCCCGGCGACGCCGGGGCCGCACCCGCTGCTGGTGCACCTACACGGCGGCGGCTTCGCCATCGGCAGCGTGGAGGTCTTCACCCCCTTCTGCACGCAGGTCGCGGCCCGCGCCGACGTGCTCGTCGCCAGCGTCGACTACCGGATGGCGCCGGAGCACGTGGCCCCGACCGCCGCCCACGACGCCATCGACGTCACCGGCTGGCTCGTCGAGCACGCCGGCGAGCTCGGGGCGCGGGCCGACCGGCTCGGGGTGACCGGGGACTCGGCCGGCGGCAACCTGGCCACCGTCGTCGCCCAGCACCTGCGCGACGAAGGCTGCGCCGGGCTGCGGCACCAGGCGCTGGTCTACCCCTCCCCCGACCTCACCGACCGGGAGGTGGAGGAGCTCGACCGGCACTTCCCGGTGCTCACCCCGGCCCTGATGAGGGTCTTCCGCGGCGCCTACCTCGGCGACGGCCAGGACGAGCGCGACCCGCTGGTCTCCCCGGCGCACGGCCGGCTCGACGGGCTGCCGCCGACGCTGGTCCAGACCGCGGAGAACGACCCGCTGCGCCCGGACGGCGAGGCCTACGCCCAGGCTCTGCGCGCGGCCGGGGTGGAGGTGCGGCTGACCTGCTACCGTGGGGCGCCGCACGGCTTCGTCAACCTTCCCGGGCTGACCTCCGCCGGATACCCTGCGCTGGAGGAGCTGGCCGCCGAGGTGGCCCACCACCTGCACGGGGAGGACCGATGA